The DNA segment GTATTTACCCAGTAAGATATTAAATCTCCATTCTCACAGTGATTTAATATACTCCAAGGGTTATACACTTTTTCATCTCCAAAAGTATAACCGTTATACCAACTTTTAGCAGAATCCATAGTTGTCTCTAATCCATAATACTTTAAAATAGTTTCTACTTCACTTTCTGTCATTCCAAAATGATTGTAATTATTTATTAATAGCGTGGAAACCTTCAAATTATTTAGACTAGAAAATATAGACTCTTTTGCCACTCTCAAAATCCCAGTTACTACTGCAAAAGAGATTGGTGCATCTTTTAAAGCACTTCCATAGAAAGAACCCATTAAATCTTTTACCTCTTCATAATACCCTTTTTCATGAGCAACTATCATCGGTGAATCGTATTCATCTATTAGTAGCACTGGTTTTACTCCAATGTACTCTTCATAAAGCTCTGATAAAAATTGCAGCGCAATATCGTAATCTGCGTCATCTTTTCTATTGATAATTTTTTCAAAATTCACCAAATCATCTTCATCTAAAAAACTTTTTAAGTGCTTATGTTCTTTAAAGAGCTTACTCAATAATCTTTTAAACTTTCTTAAAAATTCTGTATAACTATCTCCATCTAATCCTTTCAGTGTT comes from the Cetobacterium sp. ZOR0034 genome and includes:
- a CDS encoding AAA family ATPase codes for the protein MERKKLPIGVSDFKKLITENYYYIDKTGFIEEILEKKAEVTLICRPRRFGKTLNMSTLKYFLDKKDAPENIELFKGLNIEKTEYMKEAGKYPVIFLTLKGLDGDSYTEFLRKFKRLLSKLFKEHKHLKSFLDEDDLVNFEKIINRKDDADYDIALQFLSELYEEYIGVKPVLLIDEYDSPMIVAHEKGYYEEVKDLMGSFYGSALKDAPISFAVVTGILRVAKESIFSSLNNLKVSTLLINNYNHFGMTESEVETILKYYGLETTMDSAKSWYNGYTFGDEKVYNPWSILNHCENGDLISYWVNT